One Arachis hypogaea cultivar Tifrunner chromosome 2, arahy.Tifrunner.gnm2.J5K5, whole genome shotgun sequence genomic window, TTGAATGGATTGGCCCTAAAGATATTATGCATGTTGTGACTGATAATGCGACCAATTATGTTGCTGCTGGTAGGCTTATCAATCAGAAATATGAGAATATCTATTGGTCACCATGTGCTGCTCATTGCCTTAATCTTATTCTAAAATATATAAGCAGTATGGCGCATATTTCTAATCTTGTATCATGTGCATTAAAGATTATAGTATTGTGtataatcattttttttatcttgACTTAGAAAAAGACCTACATGGAAAGAAATTGTACGCCCTGGTGCAACTCATTTTACAATTGTCTTTATCACATTAAAGAGCATCGTTGATAAGAAAGCGGATTTGCAAGCATTGGTTGTAGATTCATTTTTTACTGGTCACAAATTAGGAATGAGTGCTAATGGTAGGACTGTGAGTGCTATTATTTTGGATAGCATGTTTTGGGATGATTATTTTACTATATGTGAAATTATGGGTCCTTTGATTGAATTGCTTAAGATTGTTGATGCTGATGATAAACCATCTTTAGGATATGTATATGACGGAATGATAAGAGCAGAAGATGCAATTAAAGATATGTTTAAGCAAAACAAGACTGCATATCAGCCATACACAGATATTATCAACTGAAGATGGGACAAGCATTTGAAGAAAGATATTCATGCCGCAGCTTACTTCCTAAATCCTGCTTTCTTTTTTAGTGAAAATTATAAAGAAGCACCTGATGTTATGCGAGGTTTACTTAATCTTGTTACCTTGTATTGCAAGTGTAATAATTTGGGTTCagttaaagcaataaaagaaatatATTTATATAGAGATCGAAAGGAAAGCTTCGATAGACCAGAATCTATTAGAGCTGCAACAAAACTTAAGTCTGGTAAGAATATTTGTTTAATAGCTATTATTTTATGCTTTCACTCTTTTAATTGATATTTACTAATATGTTATGGTTTTATAATTGGTAGATGAGTGGTGGAGGTTGTTCGGTAGTTCTACTCCATGTTTACAAAAGATAGTTGTTTGCATTCTTAGCCAAGCATCTGTTTCTTTTGGGTGTGAGAAAAATTGAAGCCTTTTTGAACAGAttcatacaaaaagaagaaataaattggAGCACGATAGACTAAATGACATTGTTTATGTCACTTATAATTTTCATCTTAAATCTAGGTAATATATGTTTTGTGCAATATCATATTATTTCATATATCATCTTTATGATATTAAATGTGTATCAAtttttcatatattgtattaaattttttaggaagaaaaaagaaaaaagaaagcaaaagataCAATATGATCCAATTGATTATGAAAGCATCAATTTAGTTGACTTTTGGATGACGGAAGAGGTTGTAGAGAAAAAGCTTGATTTTTCTAGTAATGTGGATGACTTATTGCTTGAGTATTATAGTTTATTTTTTGATCATTTATTAGAATgttgttagtttttaatataatgaATTCatgataaaattcatattttattagGTGATATTGATGCTGATTTATACGGCGGTGGTAGTAGTGGTCTTTATGCTACATCTCTTGATTCATCTGCTCAAGAGGGTGGAAATGAAGGTGAAGATGGCCCTACCAAAGCAAATCTGCAACAAGTTCTTGcgaattttgatgattgataaattttcttgatatttacatatttttttcactatttaacttttgagattgtattttgataagaCCATATGGAtttagttgacaacatttcatgtaatgttttaaatttgaaaaatatttaagatttatattagactataattatattttacgatatttatttataatttatttattattttattctaaaatggtTCTTCTGGTTGAACCACCGGTTGgaccagtaaaccagtgaaccaatAGTTAGAGCAATTTGATGACTGGTCCGATTTTCTGAACCTTGATCCAAATCTTCCTGTAGCTGGGCTTGAAACCAAACTTTGACAACACCGCATTCTATAATACCTTAATGGAGACTGATGCATCCACCATGACCAACGATAGAATTGAAGCACAGATGACATGATAATCGAGCTGCCTATGATCCGTTGATATCTTAGTTGCTAGATATATGTGCGGTCCGTTGTACTTTCTAACTTCCCAGTAGCCTTTCCTCTGCCTCATAGTCACGCCTATCAGCCAGTTTCATCCATTCCGGAACTGCACATACTTTCCATGATACTTCAATTGGTTGGATTCAAACACTTTATATTCTACACCACGACGAATATTATAACTCCTGACTATCAGTACAGCTTCCTTTTTGGTTTCAAACTGTTATCCAATTTCAAACTCGTTCGTGCCAATTATACTAGGCCTGCCTCCATGAATAGTAGGGTGCTGCTGATCTGAAAATGCAGGCTGGTTCATTGCATTAAGGTCCAAAGTTAAAAAGTGTTGAGGGTACTGCTGTGTTTAACTGCTTGCATGGGTTTGTGCTCCCCTGGCACGTGTGGTGTCTTCTTCGCCATCAGTATCATCACCAATAACTGGTGGCTCCGAATTCGACCCATCGTCGCCTATATCCTCCGCAAGTGGATCTCTTTTTCTTACCTCCATGAATGCCGGTGCACCGTCTACTACAGGTGTTGCTCCTATTGCAATGCGAGTTGTCCAAAGGTACGCCATCACCTAAGTCATCTGCCGGAACAGACAAATCAGCCACAAATGAGGGGGATAAAATAAAGGAGTCACCAGTTAGCAGATTCAGAGCGGATCCACCAGAGCTACCCTCTACATCAACCATTCTAGCAAAAAACTCTATAGTGCCCAAGTCAAAAAATCTTGCTTGACTGTGGAATATAACTCGCATGTCGTCATCGCCAAGCATCTCGTACTTTCCAAACTTAACATAACCTTGCCTCAATgatatagaaatacaaaaaagACTGTTTCACATGTTTTTTGCCACAGTTTTCTACCTTATGTAATATACTACTATGTAATTCCATCAAAGTTGTTGACGAATTTACAAACACACCTATATGCTTTTTACTAGAGAACATAACACCTTCACTTGTGTTTTCATCAATCTTTTCTCGGTAatgaactaacaaaaatatactctCAGCCATCTCTCCCTAAACTTCAAGTGTGATTTGTTGATGACACACTCGTTTATTTATATAGTTTTTATCATCATAAATCGTTCTAGCCTCCTCAGGTTACTACGTTGAAAGTAAATCGTGGCATGCCTATTAGGTTTAGTAAAGACAAAGTAAATCACGCCAGGGTTGTTAGGGTTCGAAAAGCACATTAATCTTAGCAGGCCTTtggtagggctggaagtgagtcaagccagctcatgagccAACTCAAGCTCGACTCGTTAATAActcgataagctaagctcgtgagctggtgagccaagcttgagcctgaaattgagttcataaattaaattagccgagtttgagtttggataagatcagctcattagctcgtgagctggctcgatttatatatatatatatatatatatatatatatatatatatatatatatatatcctatatgcatttagtctatatttttaatattatatatatacatatgaaatagtaatacataattatatatattaatgatcttaattatttaaaattttatatttatttagtacatataattttgatgtaggacataaataaaaaaatttatatttattgatagataaacaatatataaaattgttctttttaaatatttttttaaaatatataagttataattttttgatataaaattatagattttgtatttatgtttctattatttgagccagctcgtgaccTTTCggtgagtcgagcttgagcttaagaaataggctcgattgttaatgaggcgagtcgtgagccaagctcaattttggtgagtcgagcttgagcttggtctagctcgactcagctcggctcacttccaACCCTAGCCTTTGGGTTTCAACCCAAAATCACATGAATCCTACTAGGGTGGGATGATTTACACTCAACTAGTAACCATGGGTACCCTGGCACGATTTATGGCTATTTCGCCCTAGGCAATGCTTGCATAAATCGTCCTAAGATGTCAGGTTTAACGTATTATATAACCCTTATTACCCTAGaacgatttatataatattataaatagcGTAAATGTAAACCCCGCAAAAATcggtaaattattagttaataaattaaattttaattaggaaagctaaaaatgaaaaactaatatcaaaataggatatatctcgtcgaaacgagaattttaacactaatttcaaaaaattcagCCCAAAATGGGCCGAACGGACCGAACCGATCGAACCGGCCCTGAACCGGGCCGTGGGTCCAATATATATAATCATCATCTCAGCCTTTTCCCCATTATTTGCTTCCCTTCCAGCACCGAGAAGAGAGATTGAAGAGAGCAAAGCCACCAAACCTAAACCCTTCTCAATTTTCAATTCATCATAACTTTCGATccagaactccgattgacgagccgtttgcggccacacgttcATCTCGGAGTCCTCTTTAATTCTATCTGAACAAAGTGATAAGTTTCTCACCAATTCATTCCCAGTTCTCTGTGCCCCTTTTCTACACAAAAATTGTTGAggttttgagtgattttgataattttggttgtttaggtgcaaACCAAAATTGGATCATTGTTGGGTTGCACTTCAATCGTCAATGGGTACGGTAAGAACAACCTAAACCCTAGccaatttttgatttattgatgaaaaatttgaaattggatatatatgtgaaTTAGGGGTGAATTGAGTCATATATATAAGCATTGGAATTGAATAGGGATTACTTGGAGGCTTGTTGGTGATCAAGCTTGGTTTGGGCTATTCTAATTGAACTTAGAGGGGCTGTAATTTTGAGTTGTGAGGCTTCCTTGGATGaactaagtgatcggccaaggtatggtttaagtttcgcaagtttaatatttacggtattgtgaaacttaggttagaggaaccataggataagttgaattggtTGTTGTGTTTAATGATTAGTCTTGTAATATTGTTGGAATAGATTTGTTGGTGGATATGTATTAGAATTATGAGGTGTGGAAGTTATTAATGGTATGCCCTTGTATTTATTTATGATGAATTATGGTTGGTGTTTGTTAATAGAGATTCGTTATATGAATTGATGAATTAACGTATGAAGAGTTAATAAATGTGGTAATGGAATAATGGGTGTGAAGGATTGATAAATGCATTAATGGAATGGTTTATGTGAAGAGTTGATAATTGCATTAATGGAATGGTTTATGTGAAGGGTTgctcatatatgtatatatgatatATGCTAATGCAAAGTTGTGGATATGGCTCATTGGATTGGTTAATGGTAGCTTGAAATGGTTGTTGATGAGTTGAGATTGGTTATGTTAGCAATATGTAGGCTTTAAAGGTAAGAATTTATGAATGTGgtgaaaattgggtttggaagtGTTTTGGAAAAAAAGTGATTTTGGGTGAAGTTTGAAGATTCATAACTTTCTcctcaaattttggattgagTTGTGAATTCTTGCAAATAAAAGATGGTTTTAAGAGATTTTGATTGATATCAATCttgtgaaaaatataattttgtagagaaagatatgGATGTTGAAAGTTTGACGTATAAATCTGTGTTCAGGATGGCTGAACTTGGTTGCAGCAAGCTGATGCGTttgcatattttctatattagctagttagtttaagtagttttagcttaatttcattcactttctttgaaataaacaagcatTTTGATGAGTTTTACCTCCATGCATTAAGACACCAAGAACAAGGCAAATGTTGGCCAAACTCATGCAAATATTCAAGAAGTTTATAAAcaagttgatgtgaatgattcccttgaaaaTTATTGCATAAGATGGCAAGACTTTGAGGATGTTTCCttggttaatgataggtgatgaaacaagaaagcattgaagcaagaatgaagcaaactgggcaagaagaagaggagttgttggcgttgccaacttggagaaaggatgagtgtttgaaggcaacgccaagcaacttgGAAAGCTCATTtggacgttgccaacgccaccaaCAAAGGCGTGTTTGGTGACAACTCCAGCAGCAAGAAGGCTTgtgaagcacgttgccaacgccaaattctgaaggcgtgttccttggcaacgcagcAAGCAACCTTGGGGAGCTAGTCCagagcctcgagcacgttgccagcctagagataaggggcgtgtttgaggacaacgTAGGCAAACAACACTGAATAGAAGACTTGGCCCAGGAACGggagatgcacgttgccaacgccaagttctgaaggcgtgttccttggcaacgt contains:
- the LOC140176740 gene encoding uncharacterized protein; its protein translation is MVKNASMLCHLFSEVIEWIGPKDIMHVVTDNATNYVAAGRLINQKYENIYWSPCAAHCLNLILKYISSMAHISNLVSCALKIISIVDKKADLQALVVDSFFTGHKLGMSANGRTVSAIILDSMFWDDYFTICEIMGPLIELLKIVDADDKPSLGYVYDGMIRAEDAIKDMFKQNKTAYQPYTDIIN